Part of the Candidatus Nanopelagicales bacterium genome, GAAGTGGCGGCGCAGCGCCTCGCGTGTGTCCGACATCCCCCACCCATCGGTGCCAAGCGACGTGTACGGCCCCGGTACCCACGCCTGAATCTGGTCGGGTACCGCCCGCATGTAATCCGACACGGCGACCACTGGGCCGGGTCGGTCGGCCAGGGCCGCCGTGACGTAGGCGGTTCGGGTTGGTTCACCCGGCTCGAGCATGTTGTAGCGATCGACGCTGAGGCCATCGCGTCGCAACTGCGTCCAGCTGGTTACCGACCACACATCGGCATGGACATTCCAGTCCGTTGCCAGCAGTTCCGTTGCCCGTAGTGCCCATTGGACCGCAGGGCCGGAGGCGAGCAGTTGCGCGCGGCGGTCACCGGCAGCTTCGGGGTCGGCTTGGGCGATCAGGTGCATCCCCGCGAGGATGCCGTCGATGTCGGCGCC contains:
- a CDS encoding pyruvate dehydrogenase (acetyl-transferring), homodimeric type; translation: GADIDGILAGMHLIAQADPEAAGDRRAQLLASGPAVQWALRATELLATDWNVHADVWSVTSWTQLRRDGLSVDRYNMLEPGEPTRTAYVTAALADRPGPVVAVSDYMRAVPDQIQAWVPGPYTSLGTDGWGMSDTREALRRHFLVDAESVTVATLAQLAAQGIVERSVVAEAIKTYALDLVHPEPYN